From a single Bacillus marinisedimentorum genomic region:
- a CDS encoding TetR/AcrR family transcriptional regulator, producing the protein MKVDGKSKILAAARKVITQHGSNRATVRAIAEEAGMSTGAIYHYYKNKDDILYDLLDESLSDSTRIAKGIATHKLRRDKVKEEVVQKTEERLKKDAENRLQYHFAHEILLGNKELQLKFKEKYKEWNLRIEEILINLYGLDDTPLNKALTSWLLGAVDGVILQYLLEVNDNDVEDMMEIFELLLEKGLPTFIQLLNER; encoded by the coding sequence ATGAAAGTGGATGGGAAATCAAAAATACTTGCAGCGGCAAGGAAAGTTATAACCCAGCACGGTTCTAATCGCGCGACGGTAAGAGCGATAGCTGAGGAAGCTGGCATGAGTACAGGGGCAATTTATCATTATTATAAGAATAAAGACGACATTTTATATGACCTTCTAGATGAAAGTCTCTCAGATTCCACACGTATCGCAAAAGGAATTGCTACACACAAGTTAAGAAGAGACAAGGTTAAAGAAGAAGTTGTGCAAAAAACGGAAGAACGATTAAAAAAAGATGCCGAAAATCGTTTACAATATCACTTTGCACACGAAATATTATTAGGCAATAAAGAATTACAGCTAAAATTCAAGGAAAAATATAAAGAATGGAACCTTCGAATTGAAGAAATATTAATAAACTTGTACGGACTTGACGATACACCATTGAATAAGGCATTGACCTCATGGTTATTAGGGGCAGTAGATGGAGTGATATTACAATACCTTCTAGAGGTTAATGATAACGATGTTGAAGACATGATGGAGATATTCGAACTGTTATTAGAAAAAGGCTTGCCAACATTTATTCAACTACTTAACGAAAGATAA
- the glmS gene encoding glutamine--fructose-6-phosphate transaminase (isomerizing): MCGIVGYIGNEDAKGILLNGLQKLEYRGYDSAGIAIANESGMHLFKEKGRIADLRESVNNGIEATSGIGHTRWATHGPPSKVNAHPHQSTSERFTIVHNGVIENFTALKREHMQEVELKSDTDTEVIVQLIEKLVQAGETVENAFRKTLRELKGSYALALMDNENKDTIYVAKNKSPLLVGLGDEGFNVVASDAMAMIQVTDQFVELMDKEVVVVTRDSVKITNLDGEEVKREPYTAELDASDIEKGTYPHYMLKEIDEQPLVIRKIIQEYQDENGDLKLDEDIRQAVQDTDRIYIIAAGTSYHAGLIGKQFLEKFAKIPTEVHVASEFSYNMPLLSEKPLFVFISQSGETADSRAVLVQIKELGHRALTITNVPGSTLSREADYTLHLHAGPEIAVASTKAYTAQMAVQAILAVDAARTKGIELDFDPIQELGIVANAMEALTDQKERMEEIAREFLSVTRNCFFIGRASDYYVSLEGALKLKEISYIQAEGFAGGELKHGTIALIEEGTPVIALATQEPVNLSIRGNVKEVAARGAYPCVISMKGMEEEDDTLVIEAVHPLMTPLVSVIPLQLISYYAALHRDCDVDKPRNLAKSVTVE, encoded by the coding sequence ATGTGTGGAATTGTAGGTTATATCGGAAACGAAGATGCAAAAGGAATTTTATTGAACGGGCTGCAAAAACTCGAATACCGGGGATATGATTCTGCCGGCATCGCGATTGCCAACGAAAGCGGAATGCACCTTTTCAAAGAAAAAGGCCGAATCGCCGACTTGCGCGAAAGTGTGAATAACGGCATCGAGGCAACTTCAGGCATCGGACATACACGCTGGGCAACGCACGGACCGCCAAGCAAAGTGAACGCCCATCCGCACCAGAGCACATCGGAACGTTTCACCATTGTCCATAATGGTGTCATTGAAAATTTCACTGCCCTTAAACGGGAGCATATGCAGGAAGTGGAGCTTAAAAGTGATACGGATACAGAGGTAATTGTTCAGCTGATCGAAAAGCTTGTGCAAGCCGGCGAAACGGTGGAAAACGCGTTCCGCAAAACGCTTCGCGAACTAAAGGGATCCTATGCGCTTGCGTTGATGGACAATGAAAATAAGGACACCATTTATGTGGCAAAAAATAAGAGCCCGCTTCTTGTCGGTCTTGGTGATGAAGGCTTCAATGTCGTCGCTTCCGATGCCATGGCTATGATTCAGGTGACGGATCAATTCGTTGAGCTGATGGATAAAGAAGTGGTTGTCGTGACGCGTGACAGTGTAAAAATCACGAACCTTGACGGCGAAGAGGTCAAACGGGAACCTTACACAGCCGAGCTTGATGCAAGCGATATTGAAAAAGGGACATATCCGCATTATATGCTGAAGGAAATCGATGAGCAGCCGCTTGTCATCCGGAAAATCATCCAGGAGTACCAGGATGAAAACGGCGACCTGAAGCTGGATGAAGATATCCGCCAGGCGGTGCAGGATACCGACCGGATTTATATTATCGCTGCCGGAACCAGCTACCATGCCGGCTTGATTGGCAAGCAATTCCTTGAAAAGTTCGCCAAGATTCCAACTGAAGTGCATGTTGCAAGTGAGTTTTCCTATAACATGCCGCTGTTGAGTGAAAAGCCGTTATTCGTATTTATTTCCCAGAGCGGAGAAACAGCGGACAGCCGCGCAGTGCTTGTACAGATCAAAGAGCTTGGCCATCGTGCCCTTACCATTACAAACGTGCCGGGGTCCACGCTTTCACGGGAAGCGGATTACACGCTTCATCTGCATGCCGGTCCTGAAATCGCAGTTGCGTCAACAAAAGCCTATACAGCACAGATGGCAGTACAGGCAATCCTTGCTGTAGATGCTGCCCGCACGAAAGGCATTGAACTTGATTTCGATCCGATTCAGGAACTGGGCATTGTCGCTAATGCAATGGAAGCTCTGACAGACCAGAAGGAGCGGATGGAAGAGATTGCGCGTGAATTCTTATCCGTTACCCGCAACTGCTTCTTCATCGGCCGTGCGAGCGATTACTATGTGTCTCTTGAAGGGGCGCTTAAGCTTAAAGAGATTTCCTATATCCAGGCGGAAGGATTCGCCGGCGGGGAACTCAAGCACGGAACGATCGCCCTGATTGAAGAAGGCACACCGGTCATCGCGCTTGCGACACAGGAACCGGTCAACCTGAGCATCCGCGGAAACGTCAAAGAAGTGGCAGCACGCGGCGCTTACCCTTGCGTCATCAGCATGAAAGGCATGGAGGAAGAGGACGACACACTTGTCATCGAAGCCGTCCATCCACTGATGACACCGCTTGTCAGTGTCATTCCGCTGCAGCTGATTTCGTATTATGCAGCGCTGCACCGTGATTGTGATGTTGATAAGCCTCGCAATCTGGCAAAGTCGGTAACGGTGGAATAA